The Chitinophagaceae bacterium genome includes a window with the following:
- a CDS encoding metal-dependent transcriptional regulator, with protein sequence MLTSSETLYLKAIYSLLEKGKIQILTNDISEITKTKPASVTDMLKKLNEKELIIYEKYHGCSLTEQGKKTAIQLVRNQKLWEIFLMEKLSFTEPEILNVITSFDSIQSEHVLHKMVTFLQNPKSDIYGNPLLNENGTPYTIEIISLENLPTHTTAKVTELKKDNPSFLKYMEKINIKIGCKIKIIEKIEYDNSFEILIHNSQKIIISLPIAQNIKVCEI encoded by the coding sequence ATGTTAACCTCATCCGAAACTCTCTATTTGAAAGCCATATATTCTTTGCTAGAAAAAGGAAAAATACAAATACTTACAAATGATATATCAGAAATAACAAAAACAAAACCTGCTTCTGTTACCGATATGCTCAAAAAATTGAACGAAAAAGAACTCATCATCTATGAAAAATACCACGGATGCTCTCTTACAGAACAGGGAAAAAAAACTGCCATACAACTCGTCCGTAATCAAAAACTATGGGAAATATTCCTGATGGAAAAGCTCTCTTTTACAGAACCCGAAATTCTCAATGTAATAACTTCCTTTGATTCTATACAATCAGAACATGTCTTACACAAAATGGTAACTTTTTTACAAAACCCTAAATCAGATATATATGGAAATCCTTTGCTGAACGAGAACGGAACCCCCTACACCATTGAAATAATCTCATTGGAAAACCTCCCTACACATACCACAGCCAAAGTAACCGAACTAAAAAAAGATAATCCTTCTTTTTTAAAATACATGGAAAAAATAAATATAAAAATAGGATGTAAAATAAAAATAATAGAAAAAATAGAGTACGATAACTCTTTTGAAATACTGATTCACAATTCTCAAAAAATTATTATATCTCTACCAATAGCACAAAATATAAAAGTGTGCGAAATATAA
- a CDS encoding Rpn family recombination-promoting nuclease/putative transposase, with protein sequence MVFVDITNDVAFRKIFGCEQSPEILLSFLNAVLGIPEGRKIIHIDFKNPYQLPQLHKKKQSILDVKVVDENKKNYIVEMQVEEPDGFENRVQYYTNKDFVSQIKAGEQYVLLNPVIFIGVIKFNFFSNPHYLTRHILLDTKTHDHELKGTEYNFVELLKFDKEEEECLTVTEQWAFFLKNSNTLRDIPKNVTDNGLLLAYQMAYKFKWTEKELDEYDYASMREQDERGKISRVANKLAVAEQLAKEEKQRAEQAETRAEQEKQRAEQEKQRAEQ encoded by the coding sequence ATGGTATTTGTAGATATAACAAATGATGTCGCTTTTAGAAAAATTTTTGGTTGTGAGCAAAGTCCGGAAATCCTTCTTTCTTTTCTTAATGCAGTATTAGGAATTCCTGAGGGAAGAAAAATTATTCATATTGATTTTAAAAATCCGTATCAACTTCCACAACTCCATAAAAAAAAACAATCTATTTTAGATGTGAAAGTAGTAGATGAAAATAAAAAAAACTACATAGTAGAAATGCAAGTGGAAGAACCCGATGGATTTGAAAATCGTGTCCAATACTACACAAATAAGGACTTTGTGAGTCAAATTAAAGCAGGAGAGCAATATGTACTTCTCAATCCCGTAATTTTCATAGGTGTTATTAAATTTAATTTTTTTAGTAATCCGCATTATCTTACCCGACATATTTTATTAGATACAAAAACACACGACCACGAGCTGAAAGGAACAGAATATAATTTTGTGGAATTATTAAAATTTGATAAAGAAGAAGAGGAATGTCTTACTGTTACAGAGCAGTGGGCTTTTTTCTTAAAAAATTCAAATACACTAAGAGATATTCCTAAAAATGTTACTGACAACGGATTGTTATTAGCATATCAAATGGCATACAAATTTAAATGGACAGAAAAAGAATTGGATGAGTATGACTATGCAAGTATGCGAGAACAGGATGAAAGAGGAAAAATAAGTAGAGTGGCGAATAAGCTTGCGGTAGCAGAACAACTTGCAAAGGAAGAAAAGCAACGAGCAGAACAAGCAGAAACGCGTGCAGAACAAGAAAAACAACGTGCAGAACAAGAAAAACAACGTGCAGAACAAG
- the cmk gene encoding (d)CMP kinase, producing MIHQDSKKIVIAIDGYSGCGKSTTAKQVASALKYIYIDSGAMYRAVTLFFLENKVDIHDIHQINTLLEGIEILFKWNPMHKKNVIFLNGQNVEERIREMDVSNHVSEVSTIKKVREKLVSLQQKMGIFKGIVMDGRDIGTVVFPSAELKIFMTANIQVRAERRQKEYLEKGQSISIQNIIENLEKRDTLDKTRKESPLKKPMDAYILDTSKLLFEEQIEFIVNLANKKMNQYK from the coding sequence ATGATACATCAAGATTCTAAAAAGATAGTAATAGCAATAGACGGGTATTCGGGCTGCGGAAAAAGTACCACAGCAAAACAAGTTGCATCAGCATTAAAATACATATACATAGATTCGGGAGCAATGTATAGAGCTGTTACACTTTTTTTTTTAGAAAATAAAGTAGATATCCATGATATACATCAAATAAATACGCTTCTCGAAGGAATAGAAATACTGTTCAAATGGAACCCAATGCATAAAAAAAATGTTATTTTTTTAAACGGTCAAAATGTAGAAGAACGTATTAGAGAAATGGACGTATCAAATCATGTTAGTGAAGTCAGCACTATTAAAAAAGTAAGAGAAAAATTGGTATCTCTTCAACAAAAAATGGGAATATTCAAAGGAATCGTTATGGACGGTAGAGATATAGGCACCGTGGTATTCCCCTCCGCAGAATTAAAAATTTTTATGACAGCCAATATACAAGTACGAGCAGAAAGAAGACAGAAAGAATACTTGGAAAAAGGACAAAGTATAAGCATACAAAATATTATTGAAAATTTAGAAAAAAGAGATACTTTGGACAAAACCCGAAAAGAAAGTCCCCTTAAAAAACCCATGGACGCATATATTTTAGACACTTCAAAACTTTTATTTGAAGAACAAATAGAATTTATTGTAAACCTCGCAAACAAAAAAATGAATCAATACAAATAA
- a CDS encoding putative LPS assembly protein LptD — protein MNHANILTLLILRIYILFIIIPDAFSQPQNPIQNKKTDSLFLSNTDSTKIDSLFHKKKDSLSQKKIGDIKTVINYKSNDSLFLDVKNKQVFLYGQGKIDYDDITLEADRVEIHWKKDILKANYTVDTTGKKIGIPKFTQDKQDYQASSMSYNFKKKQAFINGVVSKQGEALMHGEKVKMNVGEELYIKNGKYTTCNLEDPHFHIQTSKLKVIPGNKIISGPFLLKFRSVPTILALPFGMFPQPKRQVSGVIFPTYGEELLRGFFLKNGGYYWAINDYVNLTMIADVFTNGSIAGRFQSEYNKKYAYMGGISFDVSRNKSSQDADASTSTALWVKWNHNPLNTGTGRLNISVNGGTSTYNQVNYNSRNITQNTNPLFSSSISYSKTFTNTPFSMSAKLNQTQNVQTNIMTFTLPDISVNMTNLYPIAKYVTWNNSFGNFLKQISLGYSFAASNQITNQATNKEGTTYARNFKDIKDFLNGNNGGVHNINIASSYRINKFFTLNPSFTYRDLWYLKELKYQYDSATQKIKPDTINTFSRAGYYTSGISLSFATNIYGTFFFKNKNIKAIRNLIQPNITLSFGYNPNFTDPSYGIFSELPSDNKGKTQLLSKYQGFLNNSIPNSSKNASISFSLTKTLEIKVRDKSDTTGKKTKKIKPFDRISIGTSYNLLAKSRNLSNISLNTSTNLLEIFNISFNGTINPYVWVLDSIKKSGEYIQHEKNVLAWNDGKGIGTLSNFGIALSFSLKPETFKFKKTNQPDTPPVPKNKYEEADLDYINKHKNQYLDFNIPWNLNITYNIGYTRTGLADPTITQSMSLNGDVSITKNTKITFTSGYDFEAKKITEDNTRFSFVRNIHCWEISVSWTPFGRYTSYEVVIRPKSSLLQDLRLNRQKSFFDNF, from the coding sequence ATGAATCACGCAAATATACTTACTCTCCTTATTCTTAGGATATATATTCTATTCATAATTATCCCCGATGCTTTTTCTCAACCCCAAAATCCGATCCAAAATAAGAAAACAGATTCTCTTTTTCTATCCAATACTGACTCTACCAAAATAGATTCTCTTTTTCACAAAAAAAAAGATTCCCTCTCTCAAAAAAAAATCGGAGATATTAAAACAGTCATTAACTATAAAAGCAACGATTCTCTTTTTTTAGATGTAAAAAACAAACAAGTTTTTCTCTATGGACAAGGAAAAATTGACTATGACGATATTACATTAGAAGCAGATAGAGTAGAAATACATTGGAAAAAAGATATCCTCAAAGCAAATTATACAGTAGATACCACAGGAAAAAAAATAGGAATACCTAAGTTTACACAAGATAAACAAGACTACCAAGCCAGCAGTATGTCCTATAATTTTAAGAAAAAACAAGCTTTTATAAATGGAGTAGTGAGCAAACAAGGCGAAGCCCTTATGCACGGTGAAAAAGTCAAAATGAATGTAGGGGAAGAACTCTATATAAAAAACGGAAAATATACTACCTGTAATTTAGAAGACCCTCATTTTCATATACAAACCAGTAAACTAAAAGTGATACCCGGAAATAAAATTATTTCAGGTCCTTTCCTTTTGAAATTCAGAAGCGTCCCAACTATTTTAGCACTTCCTTTTGGAATGTTCCCACAACCCAAAAGACAAGTATCGGGAGTTATTTTCCCCACTTATGGAGAAGAACTCCTGCGCGGTTTTTTTCTCAAAAATGGAGGATACTATTGGGCTATAAACGATTATGTGAACCTTACTATGATTGCCGATGTGTTTACAAATGGAAGTATTGCAGGCAGATTCCAATCAGAATATAATAAAAAATACGCATATATGGGTGGAATAAGTTTTGATGTGAGCAGAAATAAATCCTCCCAAGATGCCGATGCCAGCACCTCTACAGCTCTATGGGTGAAATGGAATCATAACCCCCTTAATACAGGAACAGGAAGGTTAAATATATCCGTAAACGGAGGAACCAGCACCTATAACCAAGTAAACTACAATTCTCGTAATATTACTCAAAACACAAATCCACTCTTCAGCTCCAGTATATCCTATAGCAAAACATTTACTAATACCCCATTCAGCATGAGTGCAAAATTGAATCAAACTCAAAACGTCCAAACAAACATTATGACATTCACTCTCCCCGATATCAGTGTAAATATGACCAACCTCTACCCCATAGCAAAATACGTAACATGGAATAACTCTTTTGGAAACTTTCTCAAGCAAATATCGCTCGGCTATTCTTTTGCCGCCTCTAATCAAATTACAAACCAAGCCACAAACAAAGAAGGAACCACCTACGCCCGCAATTTTAAAGATATTAAGGACTTCCTGAACGGAAATAATGGAGGTGTCCACAACATAAATATAGCTTCTTCTTATAGAATCAATAAATTTTTTACCCTCAACCCCTCTTTTACTTATAGAGACCTTTGGTATCTCAAAGAACTCAAGTATCAATACGACTCTGCTACTCAAAAAATAAAGCCAGATACCATCAATACTTTTTCCCGAGCAGGATATTACACCTCAGGCATCTCTCTCTCCTTTGCTACCAATATTTATGGAACTTTCTTTTTCAAAAATAAAAATATAAAAGCAATAAGAAATCTTATACAACCAAATATAACCCTTTCTTTCGGTTATAATCCAAACTTTACAGACCCATCTTATGGAATATTTTCAGAACTCCCATCTGATAACAAAGGAAAAACACAACTACTCTCTAAATACCAAGGATTTCTCAACAACAGCATACCAAATTCCAGCAAAAATGCCAGTATATCCTTCTCTCTCACCAAAACATTAGAAATAAAAGTCCGAGATAAAAGCGACACCACTGGAAAAAAAACAAAAAAAATAAAACCTTTTGACAGAATATCCATAGGGACTTCTTATAATCTCTTAGCAAAATCAAGAAACTTATCAAATATATCTCTCAACACCTCTACCAACCTATTGGAAATATTCAATATAAGTTTTAATGGAACTATAAACCCATACGTATGGGTATTAGACAGCATCAAAAAATCAGGAGAATACATACAACACGAAAAAAATGTTCTCGCATGGAATGATGGAAAAGGAATCGGAACTCTTTCAAATTTTGGAATAGCCCTTTCTTTCTCTCTCAAACCCGAAACATTCAAATTCAAAAAAACAAACCAACCCGACACCCCTCCCGTTCCTAAAAATAAATACGAAGAAGCAGATTTGGATTATATAAACAAACATAAAAACCAATACTTAGATTTTAATATACCATGGAACCTGAACATTACATATAATATAGGATACACCAGAACGGGCTTAGCAGATCCTACTATTACGC